The proteins below are encoded in one region of Pirellulales bacterium:
- a CDS encoding WD40 repeat domain-containing protein: MDSLRRLLLGLSTILACPMASPTTVAASPPTQKATQVVPVSPDQPTSRAPVISTVGLSPDGNLLAAGGDDHVLRIWSIEGMKLLHVMRGHTDWIRSVAFSPDGAILASAGDDRCVRLWDVASGRLMRTLKEHELAIYTVGFSPDGKSIAAAGFEDKLQIYSIATGEVLKTLECPCHDMRSVAFSPDGSLLAAGGGNGQIRIWNMADGRVAKEWPAHRMRIRILAFSADGSQLVSAGEDQIIRLWDARSGQDVFSMQSRGAKIRSLTFCGPKMLASGGSDNAIRLWDLGTQKEIERFVGHTGTVSSLVADVQHHVLVSGSFDTTIRLWNLQRTGEDSARRKGDTTL, translated from the coding sequence GTGGACAGCCTTCGCCGGTTGCTGCTCGGTCTTTCGACGATTCTCGCCTGCCCGATGGCTTCGCCCACGACCGTCGCGGCTTCGCCGCCGACGCAAAAGGCAACGCAAGTCGTTCCGGTGTCGCCCGATCAGCCGACGAGCCGAGCACCGGTGATCAGCACCGTCGGCCTCAGCCCGGACGGCAATCTGCTGGCCGCGGGAGGAGACGACCATGTGCTGCGCATTTGGTCGATCGAAGGGATGAAGCTGTTGCACGTAATGCGGGGTCACACGGATTGGATTCGCTCAGTGGCCTTCAGCCCAGACGGCGCCATTTTGGCCTCGGCGGGGGACGACCGCTGTGTGCGGCTTTGGGATGTGGCGAGCGGGCGGCTGATGCGAACGCTCAAGGAGCACGAGCTGGCGATTTACACCGTCGGCTTCAGCCCCGACGGCAAGTCGATCGCCGCCGCCGGATTCGAAGACAAGTTGCAGATCTATAGCATCGCGACGGGCGAAGTGCTCAAGACGCTCGAATGCCCCTGCCACGATATGCGGAGCGTGGCCTTCTCGCCCGACGGATCGCTGCTGGCGGCCGGCGGCGGGAACGGCCAGATTCGCATCTGGAACATGGCCGATGGCCGCGTCGCGAAGGAGTGGCCGGCACATCGGATGCGAATTCGAATCCTGGCCTTCTCGGCCGATGGCAGCCAATTGGTTTCGGCCGGCGAAGACCAGATCATCCGGCTCTGGGACGCCCGCAGCGGCCAGGATGTTTTCTCGATGCAAAGCCGCGGGGCGAAGATCCGTTCGCTGACATTTTGCGGCCCGAAGATGCTCGCCAGCGGCGGCAGCGACAACGCAATCCGTCTTTGGGACCTTGGCACGCAGAAGGAAATCGAGCGCTTCGTCGGGCACACCGGCACGGTGTCGAGCCTGGTCGCGGACGTGCAGCACCACGTGCTTGTCTCAGGGAGCTTCGACACGACGATCCGCTTGTGGAATCTCCAGCGGACCGGCGAAGACAGCGCTCGGCGCAAGGGCGACACGACGCTGTAG
- the lepB gene encoding signal peptidase I encodes MRWIIEASVLLSIAGIMAKEFFLEGWPAPIVVSSGSMATTYLGPHRVTRCPDCGMEFACDAVGSRDNASATCPNCGRGGIELAPDIIAGDRLLIDRSTFAWRAPRRWEVALFRCPERASDYCIKRIVGLPGEAIEIRDGDVYVDGSIARKPLDRQREMAILVHDTAWSSAASDLPNRWSAQPDSGWQIVDGGWQCKLRSPSINWLNYVHWRRTAGGPLTIGEAPIRDEDGYNQTTSRQLNDVTDLMLVCQLSASGKGTLQLKARDGREEFQVSILPATGAIALARNGREVQSIQAVAGLLDWPTEVVLSLIDQQVVLAIGGRTELIYPYVPPSSDLHASSQPFSIGASGLEILISRLQIWRDVYYTRPIRSANSTICHLGPDEYFVLGDNSPISRDSRPWTGGEVLRDSLLVGRPLSVFRRREIGN; translated from the coding sequence ATGCGTTGGATCATTGAGGCCAGCGTCTTGCTTTCGATCGCCGGGATCATGGCGAAAGAATTCTTCCTCGAGGGATGGCCGGCGCCGATCGTCGTCTCGAGCGGCTCAATGGCCACGACGTACTTGGGACCGCATCGCGTCACCCGCTGTCCCGATTGCGGGATGGAATTTGCTTGCGACGCCGTGGGGTCACGAGACAACGCGTCCGCCACGTGCCCGAATTGCGGGCGCGGCGGCATCGAATTGGCCCCCGACATCATCGCCGGCGACCGACTGCTCATCGACCGCAGCACATTCGCTTGGCGTGCGCCGCGGCGCTGGGAAGTGGCTCTCTTTCGCTGTCCCGAGCGCGCGAGCGACTATTGCATCAAACGAATCGTGGGGCTGCCTGGAGAAGCGATCGAGATTCGCGACGGCGATGTGTATGTGGATGGTTCGATCGCCCGCAAGCCGCTCGATCGTCAGCGCGAGATGGCGATCCTGGTTCACGATACGGCCTGGTCCAGCGCCGCGAGCGATCTGCCGAACCGCTGGTCGGCTCAGCCCGATAGCGGCTGGCAGATCGTCGATGGCGGTTGGCAATGCAAGTTGCGATCGCCGTCGATCAATTGGCTCAATTACGTCCACTGGCGCCGCACGGCGGGCGGGCCGCTGACGATTGGAGAAGCGCCAATCCGCGATGAGGATGGCTACAATCAGACAACGTCGCGGCAGTTGAACGATGTAACCGATTTAATGCTCGTCTGCCAACTTTCAGCGAGCGGCAAGGGCACGCTGCAGCTCAAGGCCCGCGACGGCCGCGAGGAATTTCAAGTCTCGATCCTACCAGCGACGGGAGCGATCGCACTGGCACGAAATGGCCGCGAAGTGCAATCGATTCAAGCGGTCGCCGGATTGCTGGATTGGCCGACGGAAGTGGTGTTGTCGCTCATCGATCAGCAAGTCGTTCTGGCGATTGGCGGACGGACCGAGCTAATCTATCCCTATGTTCCCCCGAGCAGTGACCTGCATGCATCTTCACAACCGTTCTCGATCGGCGCATCCGGCCTCGAGATACTAATCTCGCGGCTCCAAATCTGGCGCGACGTTTATTATACGCGGCCGATTCGGTCGGCCAATTCGACCATTTGCCATTTAGGGCCGGACGAGTATTTCGTGCTGGGCGACAACAGCCCCATTTCGCGCGACAGCCGTCCGTGGACTGGCGGCGAAGTGCTTCGTGACTCACTGCTGGTCGGCCGCCCGCTGAGCGTTTTCCGCCGCCGGGAGATTGGCAACTGA
- a CDS encoding MFS transporter encodes MNSLPSPASARLTPVQWLICIIAAIGFAFDTYVLLIMPLVGPPALAELLHVDPATTDGYNAIVAWTSRITWASAVCGGVFGLLGGYLTDRLGRRRVLTWSILIYAFSSAASALATSPMMLLVFRCTTFIGVCVEFVAAVAWLAELFPDPRRREAVLGFTQAFGSCGGLLATAAWKGSVAIAGNLPDWAAIHGSQAAWRYGLLSGLIPAVPLILIRPFLPESPAWREKKAAGRLKRPRLGELFQGTFRRTTIVSTVLFACAFGAAFGALQLVPQIVPGLVPSMAVVPKLQAQLQKLDPASAEFKPLKAQILKLTKERQQIVGNVQLYQELGGLIGRFSLAWLALLIARRVTLLRVFQIPGLIVIPAVFFIAGTGNLGEQSLDVLKWGIGLAGFFTIAQFSFWGNYLPRVYPTYLRGTGESFAANVGGRMLGTGAQQVTASLALLLATAVPKLSGPTRLAYAAGTVALLVYAIGLIASFWLPEPSTEELPE; translated from the coding sequence ATGAATTCGCTCCCTTCGCCGGCATCGGCTCGACTCACGCCCGTTCAATGGTTGATTTGCATCATCGCCGCGATTGGATTTGCGTTTGACACGTATGTGCTGTTGATCATGCCGCTGGTCGGACCGCCGGCGCTGGCGGAATTGTTGCACGTCGATCCGGCGACGACAGACGGCTACAACGCGATCGTTGCCTGGACGAGCCGGATCACCTGGGCCAGCGCGGTCTGCGGCGGCGTCTTCGGGCTTCTCGGCGGCTATCTCACCGACCGGCTCGGACGGCGGCGCGTGCTCACCTGGAGCATTCTCATCTATGCGTTCTCGTCCGCCGCGTCGGCGCTTGCCACTTCGCCGATGATGCTGCTCGTATTCCGCTGCACGACATTTATTGGCGTATGCGTCGAGTTTGTCGCCGCGGTGGCGTGGCTGGCAGAGCTGTTTCCCGACCCAAGGCGACGTGAGGCGGTTCTGGGGTTCACGCAGGCCTTCGGCTCGTGCGGCGGATTGCTCGCCACGGCGGCGTGGAAAGGATCGGTCGCGATCGCCGGAAATCTGCCTGACTGGGCGGCGATCCACGGCAGTCAGGCGGCGTGGCGTTATGGGCTGCTTTCGGGCTTGATTCCGGCCGTGCCGCTGATTCTGATCCGCCCGTTCTTGCCGGAATCTCCGGCCTGGCGGGAGAAGAAGGCCGCAGGACGATTGAAACGGCCGCGGCTCGGCGAACTCTTTCAAGGGACCTTTCGCCGAACGACCATTGTCTCGACGGTGCTCTTCGCCTGCGCGTTCGGCGCGGCGTTTGGTGCTTTGCAACTCGTTCCGCAGATCGTGCCGGGACTTGTGCCGAGCATGGCTGTCGTTCCAAAGTTGCAAGCGCAATTGCAGAAACTCGATCCAGCGAGCGCAGAGTTCAAGCCGCTCAAAGCTCAGATTCTCAAGCTGACGAAAGAACGCCAGCAGATCGTCGGCAATGTTCAACTCTATCAGGAGCTAGGGGGGCTGATCGGCCGATTCTCGCTCGCCTGGCTAGCGCTTTTGATCGCCCGGCGTGTCACTTTGTTGCGAGTTTTTCAGATTCCGGGGCTGATCGTTATTCCGGCGGTCTTCTTTATTGCGGGGACCGGAAACCTGGGCGAGCAGAGTCTTGACGTGCTCAAATGGGGAATCGGGCTGGCCGGTTTCTTCACCATCGCGCAATTCAGTTTTTGGGGCAATTATCTGCCCCGAGTTTACCCCACCTACCTTCGCGGCACCGGGGAGAGCTTCGCCGCCAACGTCGGCGGCCGCATGCTCGGAACTGGCGCGCAGCAAGTGACGGCGTCGTTGGCATTGTTGTTGGCAACGGCCGTCCCAAAGCTCAGCGGCCCCACTCGTCTGGCCTACGCGGCGGGGACCGTGGCGCTCTTGGTCTATGCCATCGGCCTGATCGCCAGCTTCTGGCTCCCAGAACCGAGCACGGAGGAACTGCCGGAGTGA